From the genome of Verrucomicrobiota bacterium:
ATCGCGTCGGATGGTTTCATTTTGTCGGATTTGATGGCTTCGTCAATCTGCGCTTTCATTTGCCGTTTCAATTCATTTTCGTCGTACTGCACTGCGGCCAAGGACTGGACGATGGTGTTGCCCTCGATAATTTCCTCCACGTAATAACCGGCCGCTTCGTCGGCATCGAGGAAGACGTGCACCTCGTTCACGCGCCCGAACAGATTGTGCAGATCGCCCATGATGTCCTGATAGGCGCCCATCAAAAAGAAGCCAAGATAGTACGGCTCGATCTGACCATTGCCGTTGGTGATCAGCTTGTGTAACGGCAACGTGTCGCGCACGTCGCGCAGATCGATGAATTTGTTGATCTGCCCGTCCGAGTCGCAGGTGATGTCCACCAGCGTCGCTTCGCGCGTGGGCCGTTCGTTGAGGCGGTTCACCGGCATGATGGGAAACAACTGACCGAGCGCCCAATGATCGAGCAGCGATTGGAACACGGAAAAATTGCAGAGGTATTGGTCGCCGAGACTGTCTTCGAGTTGGCGGATTTCCTCCGGCACGTAAGCTTGGCCGCGAAAGCTCTGCGCCACTTCCTGGCCGATCTCCCAGTAAAGGCTTTCAATCTTCGCCTTGTCCGGCAAGTCCAGCAGACCCAGCGTGAACATGTTGTGCGCGTCCTCCTTCCGCTCCTGCGCGTCGTGATAGGCTTCCAGCTTGTTCAGCTTGGCGAGGTTCTTGCGGATGTCCAAAAGCTCGCGGACCAGCGGATGCTCGTTCTCGTCGTATTTCAAATCGTTGGCCGCGCGGATTTTCTCAATCGCTCCAAACGCCTCGACGATCAACACACTGTGGTGGGCGACGATGGCCCGCCCGCTCTCGCTGACAATGTCCGGATGCGGCACCTTCTCCGCGTTGCAAACGTCGCCGATGTAATAAACGATGTCGTTCGTGTATTCCTGCAACGTGTAGTTCGTGGAACTGTCGAACGCCGAGCGGCTGCCGTCGTAATCCACACCCAGGCCGCCGCCGACATCGAGATACTGGATTGCCAGACCCATCTTGTGCAGCTTGGCGTAAAAGCGCGCCGCCTCCTGCACCGCCTTCTTCACCGTGAGAATGTCCGGCACCTGCGAACCGATGTGGAAGTGGAGCAGCTTGAAACAGTGGCTGAGATTCTCCGTCTTCAACAACTCCGTGGCGCTCAGGAGTTCGGCGGTGCTCAATCCGAACTTCGCATTCTCACCGGCGCTCTCCGACCATTTCCCTGCGCCCTTGCTCAGCAACCGCGACCGGATGCCCAGGAGCGGTTCAACGCCGACCTGCCGGGAGACGGCGATGATTTGTTTCAACTCCTCCAGCTTCTCCACCACCATGATGACTTTTTTACCGAGCTTCGTGCCCATCAGCGCCATCCTGATGAAGCTGCTATCCTTGTAGCCGTTGCAGATGATCAGGCTGTCCGGCAGATTTTGCAGGGCCAGACCGGCGAACAATTCCGGTTTGCTGCCGACTTCCAAGCCGAAGCTGTATGGCTTGCCCGCGTCGAGAATCTCCTCCACCACCTCGCGCAATTGATTGACCTTGATCGGGAATACGCCGCGATAATTTCCCTGGTAATTGTATTCGGTGATGGAGCTGCGAAAGGCCTGATTGATCGATTCCACTCGATGCCGGAGGATGTCCTGGAAGCGGATCAGCACAGGAAACTTCAACCCGCGCGCCTTGGCCTCCTCGATGACATCCGTCAGGTCCACGGCCGCGCCAGCCTCCTGCAAGGGCGTCGCCACGACGCGGCCCGCTTCGTTGATGTCAAAATATTTCGCTCCCCAGCGATGGATGTTGTACAGGTTGCGGGCGGTCTGGATGTCCCACGGTCGGGAGGCGTCAGTTGAATCGCTCATGTCGTTGACTCATATCGAGCGCACTATAAAAGCCTCCCCGCGGATTTCAATAGGCGTGATGAAAATATTTTGGCCGTCGTACCACGCACCCCCGCCTCGACCGGGGAGCCGGACGGGGTGAGGTGTCGAACTCAAACGAAGAAGCACGCGAAACCCTGACGCCACGAAAAAGCGCGAAGAAGGAAGAATTGTTTCCAGCACGGATGAACACCGTTGGACACGGATTTGAATCAGTCGCAAAAGAACACACGGAACGCAAAAAAACTTCTACCTCCCCCGCGCTGGGGAGAGTCCGACGCCACCGTCGCACATTGGATGAGGGAGGGGCCGGAGGTGAGGGTTTAGGGTGAGCTCGTGGCGGCCTGACGGTTTCGCGGAGTTTGCAGTCTATCTGGTTTCATTTTCTTGACCTTGCGTCTGACAGCGCGGTTGTTCCAGACGGTTACCAACCTAACGATTCGGTTCACGCGGAACAAACTGCTCCAGCCAGCGTTTCGCGATGAGCAAACCGTCTTGTTCCAGTTTTTGTCCAGCCTGGCGGTTGGTGGCGGACAGTTTGATGTCCGACGGCGGCGCTGCGTCGTGATCGCGATACACCGGATCGTGCCAGCCTTCGATGTTGAGGTCCGAATCGTACCCAGCGCGCAACAGGGCGTGAATGATCTCCGCCCAGTTCGCCTGACCCAAACCGGGGAAGCGATGCTCCGCGACGCCGTGATGGCAGATGCCATAAACCTCGAGCAATTGACGATTGATGAACGCGTCCTTGGCGTGCACGTGAAAAATCCGCGCGCCGAACCTGTGGATGTTCGTCACTGGATCGATGAATTGACACATCAAATGGCTGGCGTCCCATTCGATGCCGAGGTTCTCGCACTTCGTGGCGTTGAACAGCCGCTCCCACATCGCCGGCTGGCCGAGCATGTTGTAGTGCATGATCGGCAGGTGATATGGCCCTTGCGGACAATGCTCGAAGGCGAGACGCACGCCTTTGTCCGCCGCGACCTTCGCAATCGGCTCCCAGAACTGCAGGAGCTGCGGCAAACAATTCTCGAAGGGTTTATAGACCGGATTCCCGCCTTTGGGATTGGTTTCCAATTCGATCACCGCGCCGGCGAAACCCGCCACGGTTCTCACGCCGATGTGCGCGGCGACATCAATGGCCCGCAGAAAGGTGGCGCGCGCGAACTCGCTTTGCTTTGGGTCGAGCGGATTCTTGTAGAGCGCAGCGATGGCCGAAATACGGATGTTGCGGGATGCGGCTTCCGCGGCGAATTGTTCGGCGAAAGGTTTCCAGTCGGAGTGACGCGACCCGGCGGGGCTGCTCTCAAACTGGTTCCATTCGATGGAGCCGAAACCGTTTTGCCTCGCCCAGTCGAGGCGAGCGATATTCGTGTCTGTTAGAAAGCCGATGCGCATGGTCGAGTGCTGCCAATGGAATTTTTATTTTGGCCGTAAAGCAAGAAGAGAATCCAAAGCTCCAAGCACCAACATCCAAGCTCCAGAGAAGCTCCAAGATTCAAACATCAAGAATCCTCCAACGTGCTCTCATTCCATATTTTGTGATTTGGAGCTTGGAGTTTCTATGGATGTTGGAGCTTGGAGGTTGGTGCTTTTCAACCGCGCAATCCCACCAAGTGCATCAACTTCGCCGTCTCGCGATAGGCTTCCTCGACCCACGCGACGATGCATTTCGGGTCGGGCGCGTATTCGAGTTCAATCGAGACCACGCCGTCGATGTTCAACTCCTTGATCGCTTGCAGGTAAGGAACGAACTTCACAACGCCGCGACCGGGCGGCAGGTCGCCGTGGACTTTGCCGTCGCAATCACTGAGGTGAACGTGAATCGCCCTGCCTTTTAGCTTCTTCACTTCGGCGGGGCTGGTGTCGGAAAGAACCAAGTGGCTGATGTCGATGTTCGCCTTGACGCGCGGATGATTGCACTCGTCCACGAACCGGACCATTTCTTTAACGTTGTTGAGCAGGCTGAGGCGAAACGGTTCGAGTTCGAGCGCGATGTCGATTCTCTTTTTGTCCGCGTAATCGCCGAGGCGACGGCAAGTTTCGATGCCCCATTTCCACTGGTCGGCGGCGGGAATGACTTCGCGTTGCCAGATGTATTCGCCGAGTACGAGCAGGATGTTCTTCGCGTCCCAGGTGTTGGCGAGGTCAATGAACTTCTTCGTGCGCGAGATGTGAAATTCCCGCACCGGCTCGGCGAAATCAATCAAGCCGAGCGAGCTATGCGGCAGCGAGATGATGGGCAGACCGAGCTGGTCACAAGTTTTAGCGACGAGGCTGACTTCCTTTTTCGAGATGCCTACCGCCTCGGTAAAAATATCGACGCAATCGAAACCGATGCGTTTGATGTGCTCCA
Proteins encoded in this window:
- the speA gene encoding biosynthetic arginine decarboxylase translates to MSDSTDASRPWDIQTARNLYNIHRWGAKYFDINEAGRVVATPLQEAGAAVDLTDVIEEAKARGLKFPVLIRFQDILRHRVESINQAFRSSITEYNYQGNYRGVFPIKVNQLREVVEEILDAGKPYSFGLEVGSKPELFAGLALQNLPDSLIICNGYKDSSFIRMALMGTKLGKKVIMVVEKLEELKQIIAVSRQVGVEPLLGIRSRLLSKGAGKWSESAGENAKFGLSTAELLSATELLKTENLSHCFKLLHFHIGSQVPDILTVKKAVQEAARFYAKLHKMGLAIQYLDVGGGLGVDYDGSRSAFDSSTNYTLQEYTNDIVYYIGDVCNAEKVPHPDIVSESGRAIVAHHSVLIVEAFGAIEKIRAANDLKYDENEHPLVRELLDIRKNLAKLNKLEAYHDAQERKEDAHNMFTLGLLDLPDKAKIESLYWEIGQEVAQSFRGQAYVPEEIRQLEDSLGDQYLCNFSVFQSLLDHWALGQLFPIMPVNRLNERPTREATLVDITCDSDGQINKFIDLRDVRDTLPLHKLITNGNGQIEPYYLGFFLMGAYQDIMGDLHNLFGRVNEVHVFLDADEAAGYYVEEIIEGNTIVQSLAAVQYDENELKRQMKAQIDEAIKSDKMKPSDAMRLLDDYERGLKEYTYLTF
- a CDS encoding sugar phosphate isomerase/epimerase produces the protein MKLGIINSAFEQIGIDTATGLEHIKRIGFDCVDIFTEAVGISKKEVSLVAKTCDQLGLPIISLPHSSLGLIDFAEPVREFHISRTKKFIDLANTWDAKNILLVLGEYIWQREVIPAADQWKWGIETCRRLGDYADKKRIDIALELEPFRLSLLNNVKEMVRFVDECNHPRVKANIDISHLVLSDTSPAEVKKLKGRAIHVHLSDCDGKVHGDLPPGRGVVKFVPYLQAIKELNIDGVVSIELEYAPDPKCIVAWVEEAYRETAKLMHLVGLRG
- a CDS encoding sugar phosphate isomerase/epimerase; the encoded protein is MRIGFLTDTNIARLDWARQNGFGSIEWNQFESSPAGSRHSDWKPFAEQFAAEAASRNIRISAIAALYKNPLDPKQSEFARATFLRAIDVAAHIGVRTVAGFAGAVIELETNPKGGNPVYKPFENCLPQLLQFWEPIAKVAADKGVRLAFEHCPQGPYHLPIMHYNMLGQPAMWERLFNATKCENLGIEWDASHLMCQFIDPVTNIHRFGARIFHVHAKDAFINRQLLEVYGICHHGVAEHRFPGLGQANWAEIIHALLRAGYDSDLNIEGWHDPVYRDHDAAPPSDIKLSATNRQAGQKLEQDGLLIAKRWLEQFVPREPNR